Proteins from a genomic interval of Synechococcus sp. A15-28:
- the cysE gene encoding serine O-acetyltransferase — MFDQIRADLAIIRERDPAARGWLEILFCYPGFQAISLHRLSHRLWTCHLPMKLAARCLSQIGRALTGIEIHPGARIGHSVFIDHGMGVVIGETAEVGHHCLLYQGVTLGGTGKDHGKRHPTLAENVVVGAGAKVLGAINVGANTRIGAGSVVVRDVEADCTVVGIPGRVIHQSGVRINPLAHSALPDAEANVIRNLMERIDELESTVSNLQRCLKEVAEGRQLRDVCRGEAQSLKDREILEFLGENSG, encoded by the coding sequence ATGTTCGATCAGATCCGAGCCGATCTCGCCATCATCCGCGAGCGCGACCCGGCGGCCCGTGGTTGGTTGGAGATTCTGTTCTGCTACCCCGGATTTCAGGCCATCAGCCTGCATCGGCTCAGCCACCGGCTCTGGACTTGCCACCTACCGATGAAACTCGCGGCGCGCTGCCTCAGCCAGATCGGCAGGGCGCTCACCGGCATTGAAATCCACCCTGGCGCCAGGATTGGCCACAGCGTATTCATCGACCATGGCATGGGGGTGGTGATCGGCGAAACCGCTGAAGTGGGGCATCACTGCCTGCTGTATCAGGGCGTCACCCTCGGCGGCACCGGCAAGGACCACGGCAAACGCCATCCCACCCTGGCCGAAAACGTGGTGGTCGGTGCCGGCGCCAAGGTGCTGGGGGCGATCAACGTGGGTGCCAACACCCGCATCGGCGCTGGTTCGGTGGTGGTGCGCGACGTGGAGGCGGACTGCACCGTTGTGGGCATCCCCGGCCGGGTGATTCACCAAAGCGGCGTACGAATCAACCCCCTGGCCCACTCCGCCCTACCGGATGCGGAAGCCAATGTGATCCGCAACCTGATGGAGCGGATCGATGAACTGGAAAGCACGGTGAGCAATCTGCAGCGCTGCCTCAAGGAGGTTGCCGAGGGGCGGCAGCTGCGGGATGTCTGCCGCGGTGAAGCCCAGAGCCTCAAGGACCGGGAGATTCTCGAGTTCCTGGGGGAGAACAGCGGGTGA